The proteins below come from a single Bactrocera tryoni isolate S06 unplaced genomic scaffold, CSIRO_BtryS06_freeze2 scaffold_25, whole genome shotgun sequence genomic window:
- the LOC120780482 gene encoding uncharacterized protein LOC120780482: MCPHYKRLQSIFFKSKSADSTQYVFQSEDGTTNHGECEIIQQSEYDSGSMFVDEIATTTESKHDNVFYTLPDDIEIATPVFSKRAQNINDNKAVEFAEKMRKSAPKTAISKLSALQSERNELQMQRLELEKEKHRDYMEREEKRISIEKEKFVLEKKRHEKMFELEKDKLAIEKENNKAKLKILIMELEMKERLARYELELKYNQ; the protein is encoded by the coding sequence ATGTGTCCCCATTATAAGCGATTGCAGAGCATATTTTTTAAGAGCAAATCGGCAGACTCGACACAGTACGTGTTCCAGTCCGAAGATGGTACAACTAATCATGGTGAATGTGAAATTATTCAGCAGAGCGAATATGACAGTGGTAGTATGTTCGTTGACGAAATTGCGACAACGACTGAAAGCAAACATGATAATGTATTTTATACGTTGCCGGATGATATCGAAATTGCAACACCAGTTTTTTCTAAACGAGCTCAAAATATAAATGACAATAAGGCAGTAGAATTCGCTGAAAAGATGAGGAAATCGGCACCGAAAACAGCAATTAGCAAATTATCTGCACTACAATCGGAAAGAAATGAGCTACAAATGCAACGCTTAGAATTAGAAAAGGAGAAACACAGAGACTACATGGAAAGGGAGGAAAAACGGATAAGTATAGAAAAGGAAAAgtttgttttggaaaaaaaaagaCACGAGAAGATGTTTGAGCTGGAAAAAGATAAATTAGCCATAGAAAAAGAGAACAATAaggctaaattaaaaattttgattatggAGCTGGAGATGAAGGAGCGGCTAGCTCGTTATGAGTTAGAACTAAAATACAATCAGTAA
- the LOC120780733 gene encoding uncharacterized protein LOC120780733 — protein sequence MKGSTGGISRGALARKLKSDRRLATKIVERSGGKHAGQVSEQHANTLEWAKEVRSESETDRARLETKGPEPACKSAWCARPQQGGCAISHEEWKRVAAAISSVFLRVVKGNPGPNPKCVSAGWHHGLHKLTRCADERSAILYKEAVSLEGEVWKGARLEAVDKADLPLRPRARVWLPAEPSIANEIEEILKYCNPSLPTHDWRVIRLERTDEPYRQALVMLNEEPIGPLSKTKGAISYGFEMVVLNVLPTDTGADGTQAADAEEKADGVSDGQATIENDPNLSDVASSGGGSSIGDSVFSLEKLFEEVRVDHDISAELALLEESLKDEIPPD from the exons atgaagggatCCACAGGGGGCATTAGCAGGGGAGCTTTAGCTAGAAAGCTGAAGTCGGACCGTCGACTGGCAACAAAAATCGTAGAGCGCTCCGGGGGCAAGCATGCTGGTCAGGTATCTGAGCAGCATGCCAACACGCTCGAATGGGCTAAGGAGGTCCGGAGTGAGAGCGAGACCGATAGGGCTCGACTCGAAACGAAGGGACCCGAACCAGCG TGCAAGAGTGCTTGGTGTGCTAGACCGCAGCAGGGGGGATGCGCCATCTCTCACGAAGAGTGGAAAAGAGTAGCGGCAGCCATTTCGTCAGTCTTCCTCAGGGTGGTTAAGGGAAACCCGGGACCAAACCCAAAATGTGTAAGTGCCGGTTGGCATCATGGGCTGCATAAGCTGACAAGGTGTGCCGATGAAAGATCGGCCATCTTATATAAGGAGGCAGTATCTCTGGAGGGGGAGGTGTGGAAGGGAGCCAGACTGGAGGCCGTGGACAAAGCGGACCTTCCTCTTCGCCCGAGGGCTCGCGTCTGGCTGCCGGCTGAACCTTCCATTGCAAATGAGATTGAGGAAATCCTCAAGTACTGCAACCCCTCTCTCCCCACGCATGACTGGAGGGTTATAAGGCTGGAGAGAACCGATGAACCTTATCGGCAAGCGTTGGTAATGCTTAACGAGGAGCCCATCGGTCCTCTCAGCAAAACCAAGGGAGCCATCAGCTATGGTTTCGAAATGGTTGTGCTAAATGTACTCCCAACGGATACCGGGGCTGATGGCACCCAAGCTGCAGATGCAGAGGAGAAGGCAGACGGCGTTAGCGATGGTCAAGCGACCATAGAAAACGACCCAAACCTCTCGGACGTGGCGAGTTCTGGAGGCGGTTCGTCGATTGGCGATTCCGTCTTCAGCCTCGAAAAACTGTTTGAGGAGGTGAGGGTCGATCACGACATAAGCGCTGAACTGGCGCTGCTAGAGGAGAGTCTGAAGGATGAAATTCCTCCAGATTAA